The following coding sequences are from one Polynucleobacter sp. JS-JIR-II-50 window:
- a CDS encoding Smr/MutS family protein, producing MRALFNQCPHCGSVNLPILSSDTIDLNIKQDGPHVEEALERLTDYLRKSLEVGIKAIVLIHGYGSSGEGGRIKWAIHEALENNRYSDRVDEYHFGEDVAFGSESYHALLRRRPGLKRYLKRFKEGNAGMTVLLLGSQARSA from the coding sequence ATGCGGGCATTGTTTAATCAGTGTCCGCATTGCGGCTCTGTCAATTTGCCTATCTTGAGTTCCGATACGATTGATCTCAACATCAAGCAAGATGGTCCTCATGTTGAAGAGGCGTTGGAGAGGCTTACCGACTATTTACGCAAATCTTTAGAGGTTGGGATTAAAGCCATTGTGTTGATTCATGGATATGGATCAAGCGGTGAAGGTGGTCGAATTAAGTGGGCTATCCATGAAGCGCTTGAAAATAACCGCTACTCCGACCGGGTTGATGAATACCATTTTGGCGAAGATGTAGCCTTTGGTAGTGAGTCCTATCATGCCTTGCTTAGGCGACGTCCTGGTTTAAAGCGCTATCTCAAGCGCTTTAAAGAAGGCAATGCTGGCATGACGGTTTTATTACTGGGATCTCAGGCTAGAAGTGCTTAG
- a CDS encoding YqjD family protein: MTTKKLEHLDSHEAKQVGAESLIGEFKSLMADAEALIKATEDHPGAAISSIRNKALETLAGAKECLSGVEGKMLEKAKVAAEGADDFVHRNPWEAVGVAAGLGLLIGIFIGRR, encoded by the coding sequence ATGACCACTAAGAAGCTCGAACATTTAGATTCACATGAGGCTAAGCAAGTTGGCGCAGAAAGCCTGATTGGTGAATTCAAATCCCTAATGGCTGATGCGGAAGCCTTAATCAAGGCAACCGAAGATCATCCGGGCGCTGCCATTAGCTCCATTCGCAATAAAGCCCTAGAAACTCTCGCAGGCGCCAAAGAATGTCTTTCAGGTGTCGAGGGCAAGATGCTTGAGAAAGCGAAGGTTGCCGCTGAAGGTGCAGATGATTTCGTGCATCGCAATCCTTGGGAGGCAGTGGGTGTTGCAGCTGGCTTAGGTTTGCTGATTGGCATATTTATTGGACGCCGCTAG
- a CDS encoding phage holin family protein produces MSQENLLSSIKGLASTGASIAQTRLELLSLDVQIARSKFISLLVMIIGALFFLFFGLVMLALLIVIYSWETDRMMALGLLTGAFLSIGLILAFVIIQSLRKMPRLFEASIAELAKDREALSK; encoded by the coding sequence ATGTCTCAAGAAAACTTACTTTCCTCCATCAAAGGCCTTGCATCAACTGGTGCATCGATAGCACAAACGCGCTTAGAGCTTTTATCGCTGGATGTGCAAATCGCCAGAAGTAAATTCATCAGCTTGTTAGTAATGATTATCGGGGCCTTATTCTTTTTATTCTTTGGCTTAGTGATGCTGGCATTGCTTATCGTGATTTATAGCTGGGAGACTGATCGAATGATGGCGCTTGGTTTGCTAACTGGAGCATTTCTATCCATCGGGTTAATTTTGGCCTTCGTAATTATCCAGTCTCTACGCAAGATGCCAAGGTTGTTTGAGGCTTCTATCGCTGAGTTGGCAAAAGATCGCGAAGCTCTTTCTAAATGA
- a CDS encoding YqjK-like family protein, which translates to MSAKLKSLELRQHELIVQASRERKEFAEHFEAWEKPLSWADKGVDAVNFLRSNPILWTSAFAALAHYKPKLASKALAVGWGAMKVIKSAKKLI; encoded by the coding sequence ATGAGTGCCAAACTCAAATCACTAGAGTTGCGCCAACACGAGTTAATAGTTCAGGCGAGTCGTGAGCGTAAAGAGTTCGCTGAGCATTTTGAGGCTTGGGAAAAGCCTCTGTCATGGGCTGATAAGGGGGTTGATGCGGTTAACTTCTTAAGAAGCAACCCTATCCTGTGGACTAGCGCATTTGCAGCACTTGCGCATTACAAGCCCAAGTTGGCGAGCAAGGCTCTTGCAGTGGGTTGGGGTGCCATGAAGGTTATCAAGAGCGCTAAAAAGCTCATTTAG